In Salvia miltiorrhiza cultivar Shanhuang (shh) chromosome 4, IMPLAD_Smil_shh, whole genome shotgun sequence, the DNA window ACTCCATGTACCTGGTTACACATGTATTCTTAGTGCTAGCATCATTTAGCTTATACTTTTTGTCTAGTGCCTCCCACAACACTTTGGAGGTCTTTACATCAACATATACTTTGTACAAACTATCCCCTAGACCACCTAGAAGGaaatttttataaagaaaatcGCCATTATGCCACGCATCATAGGCTGCACGAACGGTGAAGCTCGTCTCATTCTCCGCCGGTGTGGGCGGCTCGTTGTTCGTCAAGTATCCCGCATACCCCAACGTCGTGAGGTAGAAGAACATCTTTTGACGCCAACTCTTGTAGTCGGAGCCACAGAACTTCGGTGGCTTGTCGGCGGTTGCGTTTGCCCTTGGGGGTTGGGTTGACACCGACCCCACCATGTGGCCATAGCCCATCATGTTGGTCCCGAAGGCCCCAACGTTTTGTCCAAACATGGACCCCATGGAACCACTCGAAGTGGAACCAAACGTTGACCCAAACGGAGTTTGGCCAACCGTTCCTTGCACGGAACTATCTCCTCCAAGTGTGGTTTGGTTAGCACCAAACATGAAAGGAAATGGTGTTGAACCACCAAAAGGACCACCACTAAAAGTGGAGGCAGCAGCGGCAGAGGTGGCGGGGGCCATGGTTGATGCGGCcgcggcagcagcggcggcagagGCAGCGGCAGCGGCGACGACATTGGCAGCCTCGGTGGAGTTCGCAGGACCGGTCGACATCTCCAGCAAAGGTATTAGGTTTCGAAAATATTATGTTCAATTAGAAGTTCAAAACTCCCACGTTGCAagcttatctcgtcttgcgattgTTGGAATACAAGCTCGCGGGCGTAGTTACAATGAAACCAGAAATGtaggagatgagattacaaggtgaaaactgaattgaaattacaatTTAACAGAACCAGAAAatagccgagtcgaggagggtcctctgtccgcaagacgagatacgccccggtagtgctctcggtttggcgtgtcgcctagggtaggcccaaagaccacccaaagaccaattgctAAGATTCAAGTCCACGGCCGCGCGTCGGGTGACGGGGACGGGCCGGGACCGGGGtcgggcgtcgggcgacggggccggggccgggcaccgggcgtcgggcgacggggccgggcgggcggcggcggcggcgcgcgcgtgtgggctttgcaacccgtcacgtgtgcacacagttttattacatcctgtgatgtaatagcttttatactgtaataaatgtgaTCCACATCCCGATGTGGGATAAacattaaatcttatttaatgcttgTCTTTTCCCACGActccatgtttcaagtacccaactttaaacaattatttctcactcaccggaaatcggttttgagcaaataaatatactacgatcatctactcggaacgtagatcgatcctgtcccatttaattctgctaaattaaatgttttcggtactcgaaaaattatcaaatattggttactcacaaccaatttccaacataAATTAACAAaagaatgaaaagaaaaaaaaataaaaaaagaaaaaaaaaagaaattaataacaaaacaaaaGTGGAGGAGGTGGTTTCACTTGGCCTCTCCCCTTTCTCCTCCAATATACCCTCAATGGTATTTGGTGGGAATGTATCATCAATGCGTTCCCTTATTAGAGATGCTCTAAattggtactccctccgttcacaaaaaaattatcatattatAGACggtacaaattttaataaaatatacttAAAGTTGTTAGaatgtgttctctttgattgtaaatttatcatgagaaaatgagagataaacaaaatttaaccctttaaatcattcttttcttttcccacatttcctacttgacccttactcattcctcatttacactacaaatgagggataatattatccctccaaaaatggtgtgataatattatccctcctttgttgTGTAAATgaagaatgagtaagggtcaagtaggaaatgtggaaaaataaaggaatgaatgatttaaagggttaaattttgtttattatttcttttcccatgataaatttacaaccaaagagaacgcacccttagtgAATAAAAATCTCACTTAATTGTGAGTGAAATTATGTGGACGATACTATTATAATAGAAGtaactaatttttttatgaaatgacCAAATAGAAAATTATACTTGGAAAATGGCTATTAATTATAtgactagcatttgcactcgtgcaacgcacgaaaaatatttttatattttattatatataaaattgatattaatttgattattatataaaaaattctaaatataattaaaaaatactttaatttaaaataaatattttattttaatataaaaaaataaagaataattcacatatataaaaattgatattgtgaaaaaaagaaaacaatataagttaaaagataattgaaaaaaaaatagatttattcaaacgaaataggagagaggagagagaattttctaaagttttaatctttaaattaatataatttttatattttaaatctaatatttacataTCATAtactatcaaattaaagctcttatcatgatctttaatttgatatctatatcaaatattttataattagtcgaatttcataattttagaaaataaataaaatagaaaagacaaaaggttaaagaaaaagaaaaaaaaagatgtatagcttataaataaatctttaattttattgtagTCACAAATTGCCACTCagttttgaaattgatttgaaatcaatttgaaattgagaactccctttttaatatagtactagcatttgcatcccgtgcaatgcacggaaaaatattttttatttcttatatttatataaaaattaatactaatttaattatcatacttataaatataataaaaattaattttaactaaatatatttgaattgaatattaaaaaataaaaaaaattacaattataaaatttgatgttatgaaaagaaaaaaaaataaaaaaaaataaaaaatactaataaaaaagaattaaaaaaatattttttttttcaaaaagatgagaggagagagaaatttataaaattttaatatttaaacaaatttaatttgtatatttttaaatcaaatatttacataaaatatatcaaattaaaactcttatcgtgatttttaatttgatatgcatattaaatattttataattaatcgaattacACAATTtcgaaaagaaataaaacaacaaataagaagttaaagaaatgaaaaataaaaagaaaaatataatttaaacataaaccttcaatttttattataactacataattgttattcaattttgaaattgatttcaaattgaaaacttcatttttaatatagtatagatagatgTGATAATACTACGTGGCGGTGTTGCATAAGTAAAAggcataaataaaaataataaaattttagtgAACAGGCAGCTGCTGAATTGAAAAGGCAGCCAACTCGTGATTGCTACCACAAAACAAACCCTCGGATTATACAATCACAAGAGCTGAGCAAGTAACTGAATTACCcttatttttattcaaattaataaGGAATTTTGAATTCGATGCTGCTCTATTCAACATCAATCTGTCTCCACAGCTAAATTGAATGGCTTCAGAATTttcatacaaaaaataaaaatcggtGAAGAGGATACaggaaaaggaaaggaaaaTTGAGCTGGTTCTATTGCACTAATACATTGATGTGTatggagagggagagggagagaccTGTGGATTTCTTTAGTATATATGTCTGAATTAAGGGAGGGTAACACGGTCCTGCAGAATCTCATCAACTTTGATGCTCTAGTGTATAGTGCCGCCATTTCAAACAGTCCAATCTTCATCACTTTCACTCATGTCCTGAACAAATAAACCATCAACAATACACCAAACACTATTCCCTCATGTTTCACAGAATAgtcattttatacaaaaataatacctCATGTTTCTTTTTCTGGTCCTTACTTACCATCCCTGTATAAACAAGAAAACTATTACTGGAACATTCTTCCGAGAAGAATCATGCCCATAAAGATTCAGAATATAACAGAACGAAAGTCAAATCGACATCATTTTAAGAAATGCCAATGTCTCGTACGAGTAAAACACATTAATCAAAGAAATGACACAAATCAATGGCCTCTAAGACATTCAATTGCTACACATGATCTATCAATTCGAATTTTTTCATAGATCCCTCTTAGgccaataatttttaaattgccAAAGCTTCTCTATTGCCAGGCTTAGTGTAGCTTCAAATGGTTATATAGTCTTGATCTTTTAGAAGTGTAAATAAGTAAGGTATTTAGAGTCAGATCCAACAAAGAACTATGGGATTTTTATGTGTATACCAAGATAAATCCtagttatattttatattccaaccattgGTGCATTCAAATGACATCGTAAAGATCACATACATAGAGAAAGCGACAGAAAGAAATAGGAAAGTTTTCAAGAGATTATATCCAGCAGAGAAATATGGAGCTTGCGTGTTCATTAAAATAACTGCAGTTATGTTTTACACCAAGCTTACATGAATTCGAACAGCATCATATTGATTGAATACACGGCGAGAGAGACAGAAGCAGGGTGAGGGTGCTAACCAGATTTTCTTCCCCCTGTTTTCTTTCTCCCTTTTATAGGCTTTGAGGCCTGAACACAATAACCATTGAAATGAGGGAATCAAGtagatttaaaaaaatctcCGAGCCAAATTCTTTCAAAGGAGGCAAATGAAAGCAGAAAAGGGAAAGTCATACTTCAGAAGTGTTGGTTTTGTTTTCTGCATCCTTCTTCCCCTTCTGGAAAATTGATAGAACCTCATCAGACATGAAACATGATACAGAAACGCAAAAGAACATTTTTATCCATTAGCAGTAGTTTCAGTATTAAAAGCATGCATACGGCATAGTGGATACGCTAGAAGCAGGATGGACCTGCTCATTGTTAAAATTAGATTTTAACATGAACTATTATGCTCTATCGTACTGTACCAAACAtgggagaaaaatatatttgcaATAAAGAACATCTAATGTTATTTGATCATCAAGTTCAACGAGATCCATAAAACGCATCTACTGTGGCCGCTAGAAGTTATTTAATGGTAACAAAATTCGTAGGGAAATTATGCTTAAGGTAAATGAGAAACATTACCTTCTCCTCCACTTTCTTAAACAGTGAAGATAATGTTGTCTGAACAAGAGGTGTGCTCTGATTCTCAGAGGCATCCTTAGCCTTACCAGTCCGCTTATATCGATCTGAAGCTGGATCTTTTCTGGCATCATTGTTGTCACCCTCAAATACAGAAGGGGAGCAATTTTCTGTCTGTATATGTCTATAAGGAAATTTTCTATAGGAGATCAATACTCTTGTGCATACACGTGAACTATtagaggggggggggggtctAGACAAATATACAAGCTACTTCCTAGCTTGGTAAACGGGAAAAACAATAACAAGGATATTTGTAGATGGGTAAATTCTTTTAGTTTCAGTATCAACTTTCACATCCTCTTCTTCAGGTGTCTCATCTccattttcaataaaatcatcCCCAGATGATTCTGCAAATCTGAGAAGAGAGATACAAAATATCACAGGAATAATCATAACTCAGATCACAATAAAAGAAATGTTTGACATAGGTAGTGAAGAATTCGAATGAATGTAGACAAATTGGGACAAAATGAAGAAGTCTGAAAACTCTACTTGGCTTTCTGGGGCATTTTATGCtaataagataaaaaataaaattaactactcCTTTTAGCAGGACATACTGCCTAAAGTTCTTGTATCAAAGAACTTCGGTATTGGAAGTCATGGTAAACAAAATTTTCATAATGTGCAAGATGTAATCCTTggtataaaatttataaataaataaatcaacaacTTTGCAAGCAATTATCTTAATGAATTAAGCTGCCACGTGATCCTGAGTTGTCTGAATAAAAGAAACTTCAAATAATCTTACCTGCATTGGAACATAAGCCTATGACAGTTTATCTCACATCAGATAAGAATTGGAAAAGTGCGTAGAGCCTACAAGCTTTTGGTTTTAATAAAttctaagacaaatttgtcatGGGGGAGTATCTGCATATACTTGCCACTTACAGTTCCTAAGCAAACCTTAACACTCAATGAAAAGAAATGTGATGTCTAAGTTTAGCATTTAAAGTAAGCAGCCCTTAGAAAATGAATGAATCAGGCATCTTACAGTTCTTGTAATATATCATGTTAAAGGAAAGTCAAGTTTCTACCTGAACATTTTCCCAGCGGTCGTGGCTGAATGTCTGGTGGGAGTCATTTCGTCCAACTCTTTGTAATCATTTGGACCGTCAGTTAACTCATCCTCTAAATAAACTTTTTCAGACTCTCGTTCCAAGCTTTTCATTGCAGGTTTTCCAGAACTTTGTTTACAGTCCGACGTGACCCCTACTCCACCCTTGAAATCGACTTCTGCATGATTTTCCTGGGCGAAATCATGTCACGGTTATTTAATCACATTTGGTTTGAGCGAAAGGCCAATTGGAAAAGGTATTTCTCCAGTCACTTGATAGCAAAATAACATACAACtgaccttattgagctccttaggAAACTCAAGCTGTAActcttctggattctccttttttGTCCCAATCCACCAAGCATCTGAAAATACTACCTGGAAGTAAAGAAGACCAAATACTTGACTTTAAGCCCCAAGAGAGTTAGAATAGGGAAAAGGGAAAAAATATATGTGAACTGTATGAAGTCTTAACATTTCATCTCGAAATATGTTGAACaaacaaataacaaataaaattacaacGCCAGCATAGGAAAAGTTTCCAACCATATTCTCAAAGTAGTCATCACATGTTACATTCTTCCCGCTCTTGGAAAATTGCAGTGTCAAGTACCTATTCTTTGGATAAACAATTGTTCCAAACAATTTCATCTGACCCTGCACATTTCAATAAATCGGAAAACTATCATCAAAATTTGCTTAAGTAAAGCAATCTAAGATTTCCTTTCGCCATCCTTCCTGAATCAGGATAATACGGAAAGCATAACGAACAAAAATTCAGAACAACTATCGACCATCATCAACCTTCCCCAAACTAGCAAGCTAAAAAAACCCAGAAACGAGCAGAATTATAAACGGAGAAGACATTTAAAATCAAAAACCTGGGGGAAATCTAGGTATAGAATGGGGTTTTTGGTGCCAAGGTCTTTGAGCTCCCCGATTTTTCCACCAGAAATGGGGCCGAGAAGGCCCGGGAAGGAGAAGAGGTATTTGTTCTTCCGCTGTGACTTCCTCAAAATATCCCTGCCGTGGTGCTTGATCACCGTTTTTGACGGGCCGAGAGCATCTGAAGTGGCCACCTTCACGGCAGCCTGCGACAGAATGTTTCGGGAGAAGGCCAATTTCTTCAGCCGTGACCTCTCTCCCGCCTCCGGGTCGGCGGCGGTGACATCTTTCTTGCCTCCTCGAACCATTTTCCGTGCTTGAGCAGAGCAGCTCAGTTGTCGGTTGTGGGAAGGCGGGTAATGTGATTCATTAAATTTCGTATTTCATTTTACTCACCATAGCTTATGAAATACTATATGCAAACTGTTTTGGCACGCCTCCAATTGTATCTTACTccctagggatggcaatggatccgggacccggtccagatccgcggatccagacCCTTTTTTCTGGATCTGGACCTTGCAAAATTTGGACCcggcggatctggaccggatctggaccaCTCTCTAAAAaaccggatccggatctggagtaGAAGGTATaaaacccagatccggtccagatctcTCTAAAAaaccggatccggatctggagtaGAAGGTATaaaacccagatccggtccagatccggatctggaCCCGGTAATATTatagatataatatttttatttttttaattttatccaACCCTAAACATATCTAACTTTTacaattcaatttcaaaatcaaaacccTACTTCATCTAATCATCTCACGGTCTCACTCTCACCTCACCTGCGCCGCTCACCTATCCTCCACGCCACCCGCGCCGCTCGCCTATCCTCCGGCCGGCGGCCGTGCACCTCCGAATCAGCCCCTCCGGCCTTCCCCACCTGAGAGCAGCAGCGTGAGCAGCAGGCAACGCCAATCCATCTACGGCCGCTCCATCTCCGTCCACCTTCGTCCACCTCCGGTCTCGGCCTTTCCCCCACCCGAAATCTGTGGACTTGAGCGGAGGCTCTGCTGCAGAGCAGGTTCTCAGCGTGAGCAGAGCAGCGCAAGGCAACGCCAATCCATCTCCGGCCGCTCCTCTCCGGCCGCTGCTCGTCCTCTCCGACCGCTCCTCTCCGGCCGCTGCTCATCCTCTCATCAGGTAAACCTTCATTCAGCTTTACTTTTGTTACTTTTGTTACTTTTGTTGTCTATTCAAATTTGTGTATCAATTCTTGTATATCACTAGATGATAAGTTGATGATGCATTTGTATTTAAGAATAATATCTGGAACATGTGATGTGGAGTTGTTGTTGCCTAGTGATGTTTTGTTAGCTAATCTTTATTTAGCAATTGGTGGCATATGTTGTGCTCTTGATTTTGATGA includes these proteins:
- the LOC131019560 gene encoding DNA-binding protein RHL1, with translation MVRGGKKDVTAADPEAGERSRLKKLAFSRNILSQAAVKVATSDALGPSKTVIKHHGRDILRKSQRKNKYLFSFPGLLGPISGGKIGELKDLGTKNPILYLDFPQGQMKLFGTIVYPKNRYLTLQFSKSGKNVTCDDYFENMVVFSDAWWIGTKKENPEELQLEFPKELNKENHAEVDFKGGVGVTSDCKQSSGKPAMKSLERESEKVYLEDELTDGPNDYKELDEMTPTRHSATTAGKMFRFAESSGDDFIENGDETPEEEDVKVDTETKRIYPSTNILVIVFPVYQARK